The region TGAACATCATTCCCCATGTCGAATACCGCCTCGGCGCGTATTACGTGCAGGGTGGTATGCATGCGCTTGTGCGCAGCCTGGTCAGGGTGGCACGACGGCTGGGCGTGCAGTTTGTGTTCAACAGTAATATCGAGCGCATTTCGACAGGTGATACGGCAGAACGCGGCATCGTGGCGGATGGCGGCTTTTTCCCGGCGCGCGCGGTGGTCAGCAATGCCGACGCTGTGTACACGATGACGCAGCTGGCTCCGGTTTCAGAACGGCAGAAGCGCAGGTACGAAACGTTGGAGCCGTCATGCAGCGGACTGGTATTTCTTTGGGGAGTGAAGGGGAGGCAGCATGAGTTGGCACATCACAATATTTTCTTTTCCTCGGACTATCGCGAAGAGTTCGAGGACATCTTTACCCGGCTGCGTCCCCCGGAGGACCCTACCGTATATGTCTCCATCACCGCCCGCGCAGACGCGGAACATGCACCGGAGCAGCACGACAATTTCTTTGTGCTTGTGAATATGCCCTATCTCACCGAAGAGAACAGGGATGTGCAGGTACAGCAGATGAAAGTGCGGGTGCTGGAGAAGCTGAAGCGGGCGGGCATCGATCTTTCCGAACGTATCGTGTACGAATCTGTCATCACTCCCGCCGAGCTCGAACAGCGCTACAATGCCAACAGGGGAAGCATCTATGGCATTTCATCCAATTCCAGGAATGCAGCCTTCCTGCGTCCCCGGAACCGTTTGCGTTCACAGCCCGGACTCTATCTCTGCGGCGGCGCTGCGCATCCTGGTGGCGGTGTTCCGCTGGTACTGCTGTCGGGCAAACATGCTGCGGAAGCGGTGCTCGAAGACCTCCGCTGATTCCTGACACACCCGGAAATCGAAAAAGGCCATCCCCGAATGCCGGGGATGGCCTTTTGCAGAACGGACGAATGTGTTACTCCGCGATGCGGATTACTCCGC is a window of bacterium DNA encoding:
- the crtI gene encoding phytoene desaturase, whose translation is MSGPVRIIGAGFGGLAAAIHLASAGVETVVHEKQSTPGGKADELRAAGFRFDTGPSLLTMPFVLEQLYATANASPDERVSLLPVDPICRYFFPDGSVLDAAADENAFLAEVERLAPGEGDAVRRFLDYSERIYELTSDLFLFHSLSPLKSLLRMQNLHTLFHLREIDAFRTVHDAVSTFFDDARLRQLFDRYATYNGSNPFAAPATLNIIPHVEYRLGAYYVQGGMHALVRSLVRVARRLGVQFVFNSNIERISTGDTAERGIVADGGFFPARAVVSNADAVYTMTQLAPVSERQKRRYETLEPSCSGLVFLWGVKGRQHELAHHNIFFSSDYREEFEDIFTRLRPPEDPTVYVSITARADAEHAPEQHDNFFVLVNMPYLTEENRDVQVQQMKVRVLEKLKRAGIDLSERIVYESVITPAELEQRYNANRGSIYGISSNSRNAAFLRPRNRLRSQPGLYLCGGAAHPGGGVPLVLLSGKHAAEAVLEDLR